A section of the Bacillus sp. V2I10 genome encodes:
- a CDS encoding TrlF family AAA-like ATPase, translating to MEQLLNSQGSYWSKWDLHIHSPESVLSSNFGGDWIRYIKTLEKLKDISVIGITDYFSIKGYKKVKQFKEEGKLQNLDLVLPNIELRLNTTTFKGRAINIHIIFSSEVDNFIEKFFLEELEFEYNGNHYRCTEEDLISLGEIFCDKFSKQKALYEGMKQFKVSLDNLKKVLRKHEQKFKDKYIVVIPNSNVDGNSGNKDDSFKATRRELYRFSHAIFSANESDRSFFLGERNFEETIKQCGKIMPCFHGSDAHDFEKIGKPDQNRFTWIKAEPVFEGLIQVLHEPKERVVIQEEHPDKKNDYDVITTVKFNDSAEFIDRDIKLNSGLNTIIGGKSSGKSLLLYKIAQSVSKEEIQLRENDTIDGKTLWSNSYKGTFIEGVDFEVKWRNGQTSNFLESRQNGQITYIPQMYINALSEDTANSVLQKKIREIILQDNESKEYWQVKGAEGVKLKHELSNHIIELFDQFEKKEQFISDIKRYGDKEAIEKEKVKLEQTLLIKIANANLTSEEEKKIQECDLKKVDINNKINNVIINKESDKKLTNELSVLFELINLKIKTIKDHYNLQLEVLDELHLAINAAFVQAQTKVEKSINIHVSNLESENKKLESIDDLLTPLLEKMRGISAINGIKSKIDEQQEYLIGIERLEKEINEIENKVYATQNRIFEVFKKMYNLKKEIKNYFNTKAYFKDLKLTTYVGFDQVSFNQAFLSIFVRRGKMTNLFPDYETKNIFNENDDFIFSEETFIEKVQYLFEVALTMDKVKYKKGYSKQKAIEELLSSNYTNIIFDLEKDGDRLSEMSPGKRGLVLIELFLDMSNETHPILIDQPEDNLDNRTISTDLVKFVKEKSQQRQIIIVTHNANLVVLTDSENVIVANQDNLLTENDTKRFEYINGALECDFNINNKISGRGIKSHVCEILEGGKEAFEKRERKYGF from the coding sequence ATGGAACAATTACTTAATTCTCAAGGTTCTTATTGGAGTAAATGGGATTTACATATTCATTCACCAGAGTCTGTTTTAAGTAGTAATTTTGGTGGGGATTGGATTAGATATATAAAAACTTTAGAAAAACTTAAAGATATAAGTGTTATTGGGATTACTGACTATTTTTCTATAAAAGGATATAAGAAAGTTAAGCAGTTCAAAGAGGAAGGGAAATTACAAAATCTTGATTTAGTTCTACCTAATATAGAGCTAAGGCTTAATACGACTACCTTTAAAGGTAGAGCAATAAATATACATATAATCTTTTCATCAGAAGTTGATAATTTTATAGAAAAGTTTTTTTTAGAAGAGTTAGAGTTTGAATATAATGGTAATCATTATAGGTGTACCGAAGAAGACTTAATTTCATTAGGTGAAATTTTTTGTGATAAATTCTCGAAGCAAAAGGCCCTGTATGAAGGAATGAAACAATTTAAAGTATCATTAGATAATTTAAAAAAAGTACTACGAAAACATGAACAAAAATTCAAGGACAAGTATATTGTTGTTATTCCTAATAGTAATGTTGATGGGAATTCGGGAAATAAAGATGATTCATTTAAAGCCACAAGAAGAGAATTGTATCGTTTTTCTCATGCGATTTTTAGTGCAAATGAATCAGATCGTTCTTTCTTTTTAGGAGAAAGAAATTTTGAGGAAACCATAAAACAATGTGGAAAAATAATGCCTTGCTTTCATGGTTCGGATGCCCATGATTTCGAGAAAATAGGAAAACCTGATCAAAACAGGTTTACATGGATAAAAGCAGAGCCTGTATTTGAAGGGTTAATTCAGGTACTCCATGAACCTAAAGAGCGTGTTGTTATCCAAGAAGAACACCCGGATAAAAAAAACGACTATGACGTAATTACAACAGTAAAATTTAACGACTCAGCAGAATTTATTGATAGAGATATTAAGTTGAATTCAGGGTTAAATACAATAATTGGTGGGAAGTCTTCGGGGAAATCTCTATTGTTATATAAAATCGCTCAATCTGTATCTAAAGAAGAAATTCAATTACGAGAAAACGATACAATTGATGGAAAAACATTATGGAGTAATTCTTATAAGGGGACTTTTATAGAAGGTGTAGATTTTGAAGTTAAATGGAGAAATGGCCAAACAAGTAATTTTTTAGAATCACGCCAAAATGGCCAGATTACATATATTCCTCAGATGTATATTAATGCTCTTTCTGAAGATACTGCAAACAGTGTATTACAAAAAAAGATAAGAGAAATTATTCTTCAAGATAATGAGAGTAAGGAATATTGGCAAGTTAAAGGAGCAGAAGGAGTAAAATTAAAACATGAATTAAGCAACCATATAATTGAGTTATTTGATCAATTTGAAAAAAAAGAGCAATTTATAAGTGATATTAAAAGGTACGGGGATAAAGAAGCTATAGAAAAAGAAAAAGTAAAGCTAGAACAAACTTTACTAATTAAAATTGCTAATGCAAATCTCACATCTGAAGAAGAAAAGAAGATTCAAGAATGTGACTTAAAAAAGGTAGATATTAATAACAAAATTAATAATGTAATAATAAATAAAGAGAGTGATAAAAAGCTGACAAATGAATTATCAGTTTTATTTGAGCTAATCAATTTAAAGATCAAAACTATTAAAGACCATTACAATTTACAATTAGAAGTATTAGATGAATTGCATTTGGCTATTAATGCTGCATTTGTACAAGCACAAACTAAAGTTGAAAAAAGTATAAATATTCACGTTTCAAATTTAGAGTCTGAAAATAAAAAGCTAGAGAGTATAGATGATTTGCTTACACCATTATTGGAAAAAATGAGAGGGATTTCAGCTATAAACGGAATAAAAAGTAAGATTGATGAACAACAGGAGTACCTAATAGGTATTGAGAGGTTAGAAAAGGAGATAAATGAGATAGAAAATAAAGTTTATGCTACACAAAATAGAATATTTGAAGTGTTTAAAAAAATGTATAACTTAAAAAAGGAAATTAAAAACTATTTCAATACAAAAGCATATTTTAAAGATTTGAAATTGACAACTTATGTAGGTTTTGATCAGGTGAGTTTTAATCAAGCATTTTTGTCGATATTCGTGAGAAGAGGAAAAATGACCAATTTATTTCCTGATTATGAAACTAAAAATATTTTTAATGAAAATGATGATTTTATATTTTCTGAAGAAACTTTTATAGAGAAAGTTCAGTACTTATTTGAAGTTGCTCTTACAATGGATAAAGTAAAATATAAGAAAGGATATTCAAAGCAAAAAGCAATTGAAGAACTTTTAAGTTCTAATTATACAAACATAATATTTGATTTAGAAAAAGATGGAGATAGATTATCAGAAATGTCACCAGGAAAAAGAGGATTGGTCCTTATAGAACTATTTTTAGATATGAGTAATGAGACACATCCAATCTTAATTGATCAACCGGAAGACAATTTAGATAATAGGACGATATCAACTGATTTAGTTAAGTTTGTTAAAGAAAAGAGTCAACAGAGACAAATAATAATTGTAACCCATAATGCAAATTTAGTTGTTTTAACTGATTCAGAAAACGTTATAGTAGCGAATCAAGACAATTTATTAACAGAAAATGATACTAAACGTTTTGAATATATTAATGGAGCTTTAGAGTGTGATTTTAATATAAACAATAAAATTTCTGGTAGAGGTATAAAATCACATGTATGTGAGATCTTAGAAGGGGGTAAGGAAGCATTCGAAAAAAGAGAACGTAAATACGGATTTTAA
- a CDS encoding recombinase family protein — MDVRKFGYIRVSSKDQNEGRQLQAMMENGLNERDIFLDKQSGKNFNREQYQLLKRMIRKGDILYIHSLDRFGRNKVEILHEWNDITKNIQADIVVMDMPLLDTTQYKDSLGTFIADLVLQILSWMAQEERDRIRKRQREGIDVALKNGVTFGRPKIQATDNFIEIYTRWKAGEMTAVKAMEELGVKKTTFYKLVNEHEKGFNKFTI, encoded by the coding sequence ATGGATGTTAGAAAATTTGGTTATATACGAGTAAGCAGCAAAGATCAAAATGAAGGACGTCAACTTCAAGCCATGATGGAAAATGGTCTTAATGAACGAGATATCTTTTTGGATAAACAAAGTGGGAAAAATTTCAATAGAGAGCAATATCAGTTGCTAAAACGGATGATCCGAAAAGGAGATATTCTTTACATTCATTCCCTGGATCGTTTTGGCAGGAACAAAGTAGAAATACTTCATGAATGGAATGACATTACTAAAAATATTCAAGCAGATATTGTAGTGATGGATATGCCGTTGCTTGATACCACTCAATATAAAGATAGTCTTGGTACATTTATTGCTGACTTGGTTTTACAGATACTTTCCTGGATGGCTCAGGAAGAACGAGATCGTATTCGAAAACGGCAGCGTGAGGGAATAGATGTTGCTTTAAAGAATGGTGTAACGTTTGGGCGGCCAAAAATACAGGCTACAGACAATTTTATTGAAATCTATACCAGATGGAAGGCCGGAGAGATGACAGCTGTAAAAGCTATGGAAGAATTAGGTGTTAAAAAGACGACCTTTTATAAGTTGGTTAATGAACATGAAAAAGGCTTTAATAAGTTCACTATATAA